Proteins encoded in a region of the Clostridium butyricum genome:
- a CDS encoding McrB family protein → MMMSSDKIDIDNGKIIQANRSYILGKLVSDIEYLPNIGYEKEPITVMKNSSNVVFYVKPISTEPKYVEQIINKYLNSGSTYIGVDSHNYNIFPVGYKLKDESEKIEIAKKLFDNKIILFKPYINVNSNAKIHKNMDIISVEDINEAHSGYKYTYIPILNISNDEFENKFLNNDPISLNGNYSDLSNIGYVICGNYIYGYIDSCKKSIRAIDSWIFESENLKKYMIDMSSEEFKNNSVAHKDEMIFLERSYLEELDIHLTDEGIDIEKKEDNYDTEKSTSEFADENNENDFIHLNINTEIKFLNEFRDKTLEHGLYYTKTDLYNFHISVKSNMLTILAGMSGTGKTQIAKCYAEALGLSEENKNLLFLPISPSYTEPEDLLGYLNATTGLYLPSSTGLVDLLISAEQNKDKMYAVIFDEMNLSQIEHWFAPFISLLELNANERKLSLYSQDCICYNKMKYKNNVVIGDNILFIGTVNLDETTKDLSDRVLDRANVISLKKRSFAELKENNDDIINANEQKSINNIGFDEYNLWINNKNFINTFDIDELTFFDKLHELLSKQESINGISFRVLQGIANYINNIPYDEDEALISRSDAFDICVKQRILTKIKGSDRELDGLINIDYSNENEIGSLYNLFNSEEAKKLSEFKEVKIKIQQKFEELKKYGYTN, encoded by the coding sequence ATGATGATGAGCAGTGATAAGATAGATATAGATAATGGAAAAATAATACAAGCAAATAGAAGTTATATATTAGGAAAACTAGTTAGTGATATTGAGTATTTACCTAATATTGGATATGAAAAAGAACCAATAACAGTCATGAAGAATAGTAGTAATGTTGTGTTTTACGTTAAGCCAATTTCAACAGAACCTAAGTATGTAGAACAAATCATAAATAAATATCTCAATAGTGGATCAACTTATATTGGAGTAGATAGTCATAATTATAATATATTTCCTGTTGGATATAAATTAAAAGATGAAAGTGAAAAAATAGAGATAGCTAAGAAGCTTTTTGATAATAAAATAATTTTATTTAAACCATATATAAATGTTAATTCAAATGCAAAAATACATAAAAATATGGATATTATTAGTGTGGAAGATATAAATGAAGCTCATAGTGGTTATAAATACACATATATACCTATATTAAATATCAGTAATGATGAATTTGAAAATAAATTTTTAAATAATGACCCAATAAGTTTGAATGGTAATTATTCTGATTTATCAAATATAGGTTATGTAATATGTGGAAACTATATTTATGGTTACATTGATAGTTGTAAAAAGAGTATAAGGGCTATAGATTCATGGATTTTTGAATCTGAAAATTTAAAAAAATATATGATAGATATGTCTAGTGAAGAATTTAAGAACAATTCAGTTGCTCACAAAGATGAGATGATATTTTTAGAAAGAAGTTATTTAGAGGAATTAGATATACATTTAACAGATGAAGGAATTGATATTGAGAAAAAAGAAGATAATTATGATACAGAAAAAAGTACAAGTGAGTTTGCAGATGAAAATAATGAAAATGACTTTATTCATTTAAATATTAATACTGAAATAAAATTTCTAAATGAATTTAGAGATAAAACATTAGAACATGGATTATATTATACTAAGACAGATTTGTATAATTTTCACATTAGCGTAAAATCGAACATGTTAACTATATTAGCAGGGATGAGTGGTACAGGAAAAACTCAAATAGCAAAATGTTATGCTGAAGCTTTAGGGTTGTCAGAGGAAAATAAAAACTTGCTATTTTTACCGATTAGTCCATCTTATACAGAACCAGAAGATTTGTTGGGATATCTTAATGCAACTACGGGTCTTTATCTACCATCATCTACAGGGTTAGTGGATTTACTAATATCAGCAGAACAAAATAAAGATAAGATGTATGCTGTAATATTTGATGAAATGAATTTGTCACAAATTGAACATTGGTTTGCACCATTTATTTCATTATTAGAGCTTAATGCCAATGAAAGAAAATTGTCATTATATTCACAGGATTGTATTTGTTACAATAAAATGAAGTATAAAAATAATGTGGTTATTGGTGACAATATATTATTTATAGGTACGGTTAATTTAGATGAAACTACTAAGGATTTATCAGATAGAGTGTTGGATAGGGCTAATGTGATATCATTAAAAAAACGTAGTTTTGCTGAATTAAAAGAAAATAACGATGATATAATCAATGCAAATGAACAAAAGTCTATTAATAATATAGGATTTGATGAATATAACTTGTGGATTAATAATAAGAATTTTATTAATACGTTTGACATAGATGAATTAACTTTTTTTGATAAATTACATGAATTATTAAGTAAACAAGAAAGTATAAATGGAATTTCTTTTAGAGTATTACAAGGAATAGCTAACTATATAAATAATATTCCATATGATGAAGATGAAGCATTAATTAGTAGAAGTGATGCTTTTGATATATGTGTTAAACAAAGAATATTAACAAAAATAAAAGGTTCAGATAGAGAACTAGATGGATTAATAAATATTGATTATTCGAATGAAAATGAGATTGGAAGTTTATATAATTTATTTAATAGTGAAGAAGCAAAGAAATTAAGTGAATTTAAAGAAGTTAAGATAAAAATCCAACAAAAATTCGAGGAATTAAAGAAATATGGATATACAAACTAA
- a CDS encoding SpoIIE family protein phosphatase produces the protein MSKIDNSSIAVKDVQCILDGISDVIKVFKPDHTVYFCNEAGYNFYKKSPNEVEKKVCYKLLNKDKPCKDCCFAQVVKYKKEIKLERYIPELNKIMNTSYTPVLDENNNIKFIIERLEDITERKTLDKILKNDKERYIHILNNSPDALMIIVDNRIEVANNEAVSLFDQEHEEIINSNIYKYFDERYSKILHKKFRNIILSKKLKEKYDCELNFDNNKKTSVQLTCRYMMYEGKSAILMTVRNTSESRKDLIRAANFQRNSLQRDFQGGKFFENVCVYVPAYTISGDFYRINKINDELFIGILIDVKGKGISAALNISALELMFMEETFTEYEPINIVKNLNRKIAKYYEENYIAVCCFSINFSKKEFKIVGAGINQFMFQKQGKKAEKKLAEGPFLGMFSDSEFSEKKIQVQSGDRLFLFSDGLDFIFDEDEIIKRYMEKVTLNDFKKYIDEYLEDTILDEGKLKDDSTMIGIEIK, from the coding sequence ATGAGTAAAATTGATAATTCATCAATAGCAGTTAAAGATGTGCAGTGTATTTTAGATGGAATTTCAGATGTTATTAAGGTATTTAAACCTGACCATACTGTATATTTTTGTAATGAGGCTGGATATAATTTTTATAAGAAGAGCCCAAATGAAGTTGAAAAGAAAGTTTGCTATAAACTATTAAATAAGGATAAACCGTGTAAAGATTGCTGTTTTGCTCAAGTTGTAAAATACAAAAAAGAGATAAAACTAGAGAGATATATTCCTGAACTTAATAAGATTATGAATACATCATATACTCCAGTTTTAGATGAAAATAATAATATTAAATTTATTATTGAGAGACTTGAGGACATAACAGAAAGAAAAACTTTAGATAAAATTTTGAAAAATGATAAAGAAAGATATATTCATATTTTAAATAATTCCCCAGATGCTTTAATGATTATAGTTGATAACAGAATAGAAGTGGCTAATAATGAAGCAGTAAGTTTATTTGATCAAGAGCATGAGGAGATAATTAATAGTAATATATATAAGTATTTTGATGAAAGATATTCAAAAATTCTTCATAAGAAATTTAGAAATATAATATTAAGTAAAAAATTAAAAGAAAAATATGATTGTGAATTAAATTTTGATAATAATAAAAAGACAAGTGTACAGTTAACTTGCAGATATATGATGTATGAAGGAAAGTCAGCAATCCTTATGACTGTGAGAAATACAAGTGAAAGTAGAAAAGATCTTATAAGGGCAGCAAACTTTCAAAGAAATAGTCTGCAAAGGGACTTTCAAGGTGGAAAGTTTTTTGAAAATGTTTGTGTATATGTACCTGCATATACAATAAGCGGTGATTTTTATAGGATAAATAAGATAAATGATGAATTGTTTATTGGAATTTTAATAGATGTAAAAGGGAAGGGAATATCTGCAGCATTAAATATATCAGCATTAGAGTTAATGTTTATGGAAGAAACATTTACAGAATATGAACCTATTAATATAGTTAAAAATTTAAATAGAAAAATAGCCAAATACTATGAAGAAAATTATATAGCAGTATGCTGCTTTAGTATAAATTTTTCAAAGAAAGAGTTTAAGATTGTAGGTGCGGGAATAAACCAGTTTATGTTTCAAAAACAAGGAAAAAAAGCAGAGAAGAAACTTGCAGAAGGACCGTTTTTAGGTATGTTTTCAGATAGTGAATTTTCAGAGAAAAAAATACAGGTTCAAAGTGGTGATAGATTATTTCTGTTTAGCGATGGATTAGATTTTATATTTGATGAAGATGAGATAATTAAAAGATATATGGAAAAAGTAACGTTAAATGATTTTAAGAAATATATTGATGAATATTTAGAAGATACAATTTTAGATGAAGGAAAACTTAAAGATGATTCTACAATGATAGGCATAGAAATAAAATAA
- a CDS encoding methyl-accepting chemotaxis protein, translating into MKISLKVKLMSAFFILIALPMSILGAVSYKMASTSLQSSTKEHLIQQTSDTASLIDNAIQSVKSTVEICSLNGQLGKISQSENAAYIDDAFKYICDVQKSNEEFMEVLIVTDSIGTVIIDSESKEPDIDLSDRDYMKKAISTGDTTMSEVLTSRFTGNPAIFIACPIKENGNVVGTVVGSIKFDSISKYASNVKIGENGYGYMIDKNGLVVAHPDESKILKENVSESTESDFKSIVEKMKAGEKSDGFYTYDNVYKYVAFEPAGNWIVAVTADYDEYMASAISIRNDTLILVVLAIIIAMVCSYIYSTKGIINPIKELQKLMKLAGDGDLRVKARVGSKDEIGELQKSFNTMIKHQDEIVKSVRSASEHLNTASEEIASSLEEISATTEEISATVTNVAEESKNQNTSIVDVSEVLVQLSSLVQLAQNRAQSTNSNAINSKKIAHLGRGKVEETVRAMNSINIESNDTFNALKHVNELSVEVSGIVTTINAIAEQTNLLALNAAIEAARAGEHGKGFSIVAEEVRELSEETNNKAKEIAGLVSEMVKQIENAVKAMERANSEVENGVEVVSETDKAFLDIIDSIEDIAKHVGEILDITSDEVASSDKVISLINDIATITENNSKNCEGVSLAIQEEANVTNNLTATAEETSAMSEQLMGLVEKFIV; encoded by the coding sequence ATGAAAATTTCTTTAAAAGTAAAGCTGATGAGTGCTTTTTTTATACTTATAGCTTTACCTATGAGTATATTAGGAGCTGTATCATATAAGATGGCATCTACGTCATTACAGAGTTCAACTAAGGAACATCTTATACAACAGACTTCAGATACTGCATCTTTAATTGATAATGCAATACAGTCGGTAAAAAGTACAGTGGAGATTTGTAGTTTAAATGGACAGCTTGGAAAGATATCTCAAAGTGAAAATGCGGCATATATAGATGATGCATTTAAATATATATGTGATGTGCAAAAAAGTAATGAAGAATTCATGGAAGTATTGATAGTAACAGATTCTATAGGTACAGTAATAATTGATAGTGAAAGTAAGGAACCAGATATTGATTTAAGTGATAGAGATTATATGAAAAAAGCAATAAGTACTGGTGACACTACAATGAGTGAGGTTTTAACATCAAGATTTACTGGGAATCCTGCAATATTCATTGCATGCCCAATAAAAGAAAATGGTAATGTTGTAGGAACTGTTGTTGGTAGTATAAAGTTTGATAGTATATCTAAATATGCTTCAAATGTTAAGATTGGTGAGAATGGCTATGGGTATATGATTGATAAAAATGGCTTAGTAGTAGCTCATCCAGATGAAAGTAAAATATTAAAAGAAAATGTAAGTGAAAGTACAGAAAGTGATTTTAAATCAATAGTAGAAAAAATGAAGGCTGGAGAAAAGTCAGATGGCTTCTATACTTATGATAATGTATATAAGTATGTGGCGTTTGAACCAGCAGGAAATTGGATTGTTGCGGTTACAGCAGATTATGATGAATACATGGCATCAGCGATAAGTATTAGAAATGATACTTTAATTTTGGTGGTGTTGGCTATTATTATAGCAATGGTTTGTTCATATATATATTCAACAAAGGGTATTATAAATCCAATTAAAGAATTACAGAAGTTAATGAAACTTGCAGGGGATGGAGATTTAAGAGTAAAAGCTAGAGTTGGAAGCAAAGATGAGATTGGGGAACTTCAAAAGTCATTTAATACGATGATTAAACATCAGGATGAAATTGTTAAAAGTGTTAGAAGTGCTTCAGAACATTTAAATACAGCATCTGAAGAAATAGCAAGTTCTCTTGAAGAAATAAGTGCAACAACAGAAGAGATAAGTGCTACAGTAACTAATGTAGCAGAAGAATCTAAAAATCAAAATACATCAATTGTAGATGTATCTGAAGTACTTGTTCAATTATCTAGTCTTGTGCAACTTGCACAAAATAGAGCTCAATCAACTAATAGTAACGCTATTAATTCAAAGAAAATAGCACATCTTGGAAGAGGAAAAGTTGAAGAGACAGTAAGAGCTATGAATAGTATAAATATTGAAAGTAATGATACTTTTAATGCATTAAAGCATGTAAATGAATTATCTGTTGAAGTATCAGGAATAGTGACAACAATAAATGCAATTGCAGAGCAAACTAATTTATTAGCATTAAATGCAGCAATAGAGGCTGCTAGAGCTGGAGAACATGGAAAAGGATTCAGTATTGTTGCAGAAGAGGTAAGGGAACTGTCAGAGGAAACAAATAATAAAGCTAAGGAAATAGCAGGACTGGTTTCTGAAATGGTTAAACAAATTGAAAATGCAGTAAAAGCAATGGAAAGAGCAAATTCAGAAGTTGAAAATGGTGTAGAAGTGGTATCAGAAACAGATAAGGCATTTTTAGATATAATTGATTCTATAGAAGATATAGCTAAACATGTTGGAGAGATTCTTGATATTACAAGTGATGAAGTTGCATCTTCAGATAAAGTTATTTCGCTTATAAATGACATTGCAACTATTACTGAAAATAATAGTAAAAACTGTGAAGGCGTATCGTTAGCAATACAAGAAGAAGCTAATGTAACTAATAATTTAACAGCTACGGCAGAAGAAACAAGTGCTATGTCAGAACAACTGATGGGACTTGTAGAAAAATTTATTGTATGA
- a CDS encoding STAS domain-containing protein: MDNNLNIIIPKDFCVEEVADFRIKINNYIDEGKVNFIFDFSNCSFIDSTGLGAIVSIYKKCVEKNGSLKLKSLGPEVKKLFQLTRLDRVFEIEE, from the coding sequence GTGGATAATAATTTAAACATAATAATACCAAAGGATTTTTGTGTTGAAGAAGTTGCTGATTTTAGAATTAAAATTAATAATTATATAGATGAAGGAAAAGTAAATTTTATTTTTGATTTTAGTAATTGTAGTTTTATTGATAGTACAGGACTTGGAGCTATTGTTTCAATATATAAAAAGTGTGTTGAGAAAAATGGAAGCCTAAAGTTAAAATCATTAGGACCAGAAGTTAAAAAGTTATTTCAATTAACAAGACTTGATCGTGTATTTGAAATAGAAGAATAG
- a CDS encoding IS3 family transposase (programmed frameshift) produces the protein MSNKIFTEEEITILSKNKYVKKVSNKGITYTDEFKRIFIVENNNGKFPRQIFEEHDFNIEILGMKRVESSGKRWRSAFRRNGVSQLQDTRKFNTGRPSEKELSIEEKYEKLQAKIKLLQAENELLKKLGNDGKGRENKEVNLLVSEKFIVIKSIVEKYKIKNKISYLCGLSGVSRSGYYNYFSLKSMSKRNAQESKDQESYKNVVAAFEFKNRKKGARQIKMTLQKFFGINYNLKRIRRIMKKYNIICPHRKANPYRRMMKATKEHTVLPNLLNRDFKQGIPAKVLLTDITYLFYKDGQKAYLSTILDASTNEILSHNLSKSLKINIVTQTIDNLFNTPLTLHKDAFIHSDQGAHYTSPIFQKKLKEKGIGQSMSRRGNCWDNAPQESFFGHLKDETTIKECETFEDLIKEIDDYIAYHNNYRAQWNLKKMTPVDYRNHLLNVA, from the exons ATGAGCAATAAGATATTTACAGAAGAAGAAATAACAATACTATCTAAAAATAAGTATGTAAAAAAAGTTAGTAATAAAGGAATTACATATACTGATGAATTTAAAAGAATATTTATAGTTGAAAATAATAATGGTAAATTTCCAAGGCAAATATTTGAGGAACATGATTTTAATATAGAAATTTTAGGTATGAAACGTGTTGAATCATCTGGTAAGAGATGGCGCTCCGCATTTCGTAGAAATGGAGTATCACAATTACAAGATACTAGAAAATTTAATACTGGAAGGCCTAGTGAGAAGGAATTATCTATTGAAGAAAAATATGAAAAACTTCAAGCAAAGATAAAACTCTTACAAGCTGAGAATGAATTGTTAAAAAAGTTAG GAAATGATGGAAAGGGGCGTGAAAATAAAGAAGTAAACTTATTAGTTTCTGAAAAATTTATCGTAATAAAATCAATTGTTGAAAAATATAAAATAAAAAATAAAATTAGTTATCTATGTGGATTGTCTGGCGTTTCACGCTCCGGATATTATAATTATTTTTCGCTTAAATCAATGAGTAAACGAAATGCTCAAGAATCTAAGGATCAAGAAAGTTATAAAAATGTAGTTGCTGCTTTCGAGTTTAAAAACCGAAAAAAAGGTGCTAGACAAATAAAAATGACTTTGCAAAAATTTTTTGGTATCAACTATAATTTAAAACGCATTAGAAGGATAATGAAAAAATATAACATTATTTGTCCGCACAGAAAAGCAAATCCATATAGAAGAATGATGAAAGCTACTAAAGAGCATACAGTCTTACCAAACCTATTAAATAGAGACTTTAAGCAAGGTATACCTGCAAAAGTGTTATTAACAGATATAACATATCTATTTTATAAAGATGGTCAAAAGGCTTATTTGTCGACTATTCTAGATGCATCTACTAATGAAATATTATCTCACAACTTATCTAAAAGCTTAAAAATAAATATAGTTACACAAACAATTGATAACTTGTTTAATACCCCTTTAACTCTACATAAAGATGCATTTATTCATTCAGATCAAGGGGCTCACTATACAAGTCCAATTTTTCAAAAGAAACTTAAAGAGAAAGGAATTGGACAATCTATGTCTAGACGTGGCAACTGCTGGGACAACGCCCCGCAGGAATCGTTTTTTGGACACTTAAAGGATGAAACAACCATTAAAGAATGTGAAACTTTTGAAGATTTAATTAAAGAAATAGATGATTATATTGCCTATCATAATAATTATAGGGCTCAATGGAATTTAAAAAAGATGACTCCTGTTGATTACAGAAATCATCTTCTTAATGTTGCTTAG
- a CDS encoding ATP-binding protein encodes MYNKTTNEVILYGIDNISEKLDGIIHSLNLEKQCFEIKLIMSEAIANAFIHGNNQDKDKPIIVECKLENDFINISVKDTGKENLTLKTNKEIDEDDILSEGGRGLFIISAYTDEAEFKDGCLIMKKSLK; translated from the coding sequence ATGTATAATAAAACAACAAACGAAGTTATTCTTTATGGAATTGATAATATTAGTGAAAAATTGGATGGAATCATACACTCATTAAATTTAGAAAAACAATGTTTTGAAATAAAGCTAATAATGTCTGAAGCTATTGCTAATGCATTTATTCATGGTAATAATCAAGATAAAGATAAACCAATAATTGTAGAATGCAAATTAGAAAATGATTTTATAAATATTTCAGTAAAAGATACTGGTAAGGAAAATTTAACTTTAAAAACTAATAAAGAAATTGATGAAGATGATATTTTATCGGAAGGTGGACGAGGGTTATTCATAATATCTGCCTATACAGATGAAGCAGAGTTTAAAGATGGATGCTTAATAATGAAAAAGTCACTTAAGTAA
- a CDS encoding Abi family protein gives MNKNKLSIKEQVTHMKEVQGIKFCIVNENEAEEFLKNNNYYFRVKSYAKNYNKYDKGINKDKYVSLEFAYLKELSILDMHLRKYIIQITLDIEHFLKTQLLRDCSENNEEDGYSIVEDFLEKYPYIRENINSKNNRNSICRELIFKYSADFAIWNIVEVLSFGDFIKLYEIYYKKYPYKESIYKYLYSIKFLRNAAAHNSCLLNSLKNPYNTRIKLFKDINTYISKINGVNSDVRRRKMSNPIINDFVVMLYVFNNIVTSTSIKKNSMSTLKNIIDIRFTRHKEYFEKNQIIVSDYKFIKIIVDYFYYKSV, from the coding sequence ATGAATAAAAACAAATTATCAATTAAAGAACAAGTTACTCATATGAAAGAAGTACAGGGTATAAAATTTTGTATTGTTAATGAAAATGAAGCAGAGGAATTTTTGAAGAATAATAATTATTATTTTAGGGTTAAATCTTACGCAAAGAACTATAATAAGTATGATAAGGGAATTAATAAAGATAAATATGTAAGTCTTGAATTTGCATATTTAAAGGAATTATCAATACTTGATATGCACTTAAGAAAATATATAATTCAAATTACTCTAGATATAGAACATTTTCTGAAAACACAATTGCTTAGAGATTGTTCTGAAAATAATGAAGAAGATGGATATAGTATAGTAGAAGACTTTTTAGAAAAATATCCATATATAAGAGAAAATATTAATAGTAAGAATAATAGGAATTCTATTTGTAGGGAACTTATATTTAAGTATTCAGCCGATTTTGCTATTTGGAATATAGTAGAGGTTTTGTCATTTGGAGATTTCATAAAATTATATGAAATATACTATAAAAAATATCCGTATAAAGAAAGCATTTATAAATATTTATATTCAATCAAATTTTTAAGAAATGCTGCAGCACATAATAGTTGCTTATTGAATAGCTTAAAAAATCCATACAATACTAGAATTAAATTATTTAAAGATATTAATACATATATTTCTAAAATTAATGGTGTAAATTCAGATGTTAGAAGAAGAAAAATGTCTAATCCTATAATAAATGACTTTGTAGTTATGCTTTATGTTTTTAATAATATAGTTACTAGTACTTCAATAAAGAAAAATTCGATGAGTACATTAAAAAATATAATTGATATTAGATTTACACGGCATAAAGAATATTTTGAAAAAAATCAAATTATTGTTTCAGATTATAAATTTATAAAGATTATAGTTGACTATTTTTACTATAAGAGTGTATAA